In a genomic window of Streptomyces sp. NBC_01231:
- a CDS encoding PAS domain-containing SpoIIE family protein phosphatase/ATP-binding protein: MGTDEESDVARRRFDVADAAPLLLDAAGVVTSWSAQAQRLLDHPAAEVVGTSLAGLVSAEDAGRVPGLIERWHRDGGWAGLLTVRRGDGRPVRVMARVASAEEAHGPSRWLMLLSELAGASGWDMHRTVLEQMVARSPIGIAIVDTDLRFVWSNDAMARFGGGPPERRLGLRLRDVQPGVDADEAEAHMRHVLATGESVVGYEQLGNLRSSPHRETAQMLSFTRLDDELGHPMGVYYTVVDITGHHRARQRLALLDRAGERIGRGLDVVRTAQELADVAVPAFADLVVVDLLESVLRGAEPTPGPLDGVSPVRLRRAGRRSADAAIAWTVGIGEDVVHPPGSPPNRCLATGRSFRQERLDPLAPEWDTDSYRGPETTSPELGPHSVLVVPVRARGVTLGVTTFFRRRHQEPFDEDDLHLAEDLVSRAAVCVDNARRYTRERDAALVLQRNLLPHRLPEQFAVEVAACYRPADELTGLGGDWYDLIPLSGARVALVVGEVPGHGIDAAAAMGRLRTAVRTLAALELPPQEVLGHLDDLVARTAREEGLESDPVGDDSTQAVGSGCVYVVYDPADGQCTMAAAGHPAPAVVLPDGSVTFVDLPQGPPLGAGGPPFEAVELALAEGSTLALHTDGLLAGGPERAVDTDRDRLRRALEREATSLDVRCRSVIDALVPDHPDDDVALLMARTRLLGAHQVADWDLPGDPAVVAEARKAATRQLTEWNLEELAFTTELVVSELVTNAIRHATGPIRLRLIKERALICEVLDGGASAPHLRHPRTTDEGGRGLLLVSQFTQRWGTRFAPEGKIIWAEQSLMESST; encoded by the coding sequence GTGGGCACAGACGAGGAGAGCGACGTCGCCCGTCGGCGGTTCGACGTGGCGGATGCCGCACCCCTGCTGCTCGACGCCGCGGGGGTGGTGACGAGCTGGAGCGCGCAGGCGCAGCGGCTGCTGGACCACCCTGCTGCCGAGGTGGTGGGTACGAGCCTGGCGGGGCTGGTGTCCGCCGAGGACGCCGGGCGGGTGCCGGGCCTGATCGAGCGATGGCACCGGGACGGCGGCTGGGCGGGGCTGCTGACGGTCCGGCGTGGCGACGGACGGCCGGTCAGGGTCATGGCGCGGGTCGCCTCCGCCGAGGAGGCCCACGGACCCTCGCGGTGGTTGATGCTGCTGTCGGAGCTGGCCGGCGCCTCCGGTTGGGACATGCACCGCACCGTGCTGGAGCAGATGGTCGCCCGCTCGCCCATCGGGATCGCCATCGTCGACACCGACCTGCGGTTCGTCTGGTCGAACGACGCGATGGCGAGGTTCGGTGGCGGGCCGCCCGAGCGGCGGCTGGGGCTGCGGCTGCGGGACGTACAGCCCGGCGTGGACGCCGACGAGGCCGAGGCGCACATGCGACACGTCCTGGCGACCGGGGAGTCGGTCGTGGGATACGAGCAGCTCGGCAACCTGCGGTCCTCCCCGCACCGGGAGACCGCGCAGATGCTGTCGTTCACCCGGCTCGACGACGAGCTGGGTCACCCGATGGGCGTCTACTACACCGTCGTGGACATCACCGGGCACCACCGCGCCCGGCAGCGGCTGGCCCTGCTGGACCGGGCCGGTGAACGGATCGGCCGCGGTCTGGACGTCGTGCGGACCGCGCAGGAGCTGGCCGACGTGGCGGTCCCGGCGTTCGCCGACCTCGTCGTCGTGGACCTGCTGGAGTCGGTACTGCGGGGCGCGGAACCGACCCCCGGGCCGTTGGACGGGGTCTCTCCGGTGCGGCTGCGCCGGGCCGGACGGCGGTCCGCGGACGCCGCGATCGCGTGGACCGTCGGCATCGGCGAGGACGTCGTCCACCCGCCCGGGTCGCCACCGAACCGCTGCCTTGCCACCGGCCGGTCCTTCCGCCAGGAGCGGCTCGACCCCCTCGCCCCGGAGTGGGACACCGACTCCTACAGGGGACCCGAGACCACCTCTCCGGAGCTCGGCCCGCACAGCGTCCTGGTGGTGCCGGTCCGGGCGCGGGGCGTCACCCTGGGTGTCACCACGTTCTTCCGGCGGCGGCACCAGGAGCCCTTCGACGAGGACGACCTGCACCTGGCCGAGGATCTCGTCTCGCGGGCGGCCGTGTGCGTGGACAACGCCCGTCGCTACACACGCGAACGGGACGCCGCCCTGGTCCTGCAGCGCAACCTGCTGCCGCACCGACTGCCCGAGCAGTTCGCGGTGGAGGTCGCCGCCTGCTACCGCCCCGCCGACGAGCTGACCGGCCTGGGCGGCGACTGGTACGACCTGATCCCGCTGTCCGGCGCGCGGGTCGCGCTCGTGGTGGGCGAGGTGCCCGGGCACGGCATCGACGCCGCCGCCGCGATGGGGCGCCTGCGGACCGCCGTACGGACCCTCGCGGCGCTGGAACTGCCGCCCCAGGAGGTGCTCGGCCACCTGGACGACCTGGTGGCGCGTACCGCCCGCGAGGAGGGCCTCGAGTCGGACCCGGTCGGCGACGACAGCACCCAGGCAGTGGGCTCCGGGTGCGTCTACGTCGTCTACGACCCCGCCGACGGACAGTGCACGATGGCCGCCGCGGGCCATCCCGCGCCCGCCGTCGTGCTGCCCGACGGGAGCGTCACCTTCGTCGATCTTCCGCAGGGGCCGCCGCTCGGCGCGGGCGGGCCGCCCTTCGAGGCGGTCGAGCTGGCGCTGGCGGAGGGCAGCACCCTGGCCCTGCACACCGACGGTCTGCTGGCCGGCGGGCCGGAGCGGGCCGTGGACACGGACCGGGACCGGCTGCGGCGGGCCCTGGAGCGGGAGGCGACCTCGCTGGACGTGCGCTGCCGAAGCGTGATCGACGCGCTGGTGCCGGATCATCCGGACGACGACGTGGCCCTGCTGATGGCACGGACCCGGCTCCTCGGCGCCCACCAGGTCGCGGACTGGGACCTGCCCGGTGACCCGGCCGTCGTCGCCGAGGCCCGCAAGGCGGCCACCCGGCAACTCACCGAGTGGAACCTGGAGGAGCTGGCCTTCACCACGGAGCTGGTCGTCAGCGAACTGGTCACCAACGCCATCCGGCACGCCACCGGCCCCATCCGGCTGCGTCTGATCAAGGAGCGGGCACTGATCTGCGAGGTGCTCGACGGCGGCGCCAGCGCACCGCACCTGCGGCACCCGCGCACCACGGACGAGGGTGGGCGCGGGCTGCTGCTGGTCTCCCAGTTCACCCAGCGGTGGGGAACCCGGTTCGCCCCCGAGGGGAAGATCATCTGGGCGGAGCAGTCCCTGATGGAGTCTTCGACATGA